In the genome of Leptospiraceae bacterium, one region contains:
- a CDS encoding alpha-hydroxy-acid oxidizing protein, translated as MKTYEKKTLIIIGGGILQVPLIETAKEMGLFTIVMDMDPQAPGMLIADHPVVMSTRDVEGCVREAVKLSKLRKIDGVITAGTDATKSVSAIANALKLPGIRYSVAEAATNKVLMRKALKQHQVLVPNFEPIWNLQDLYKAIDKIGFPAVLKPTENMGARGVIKISKREEIPVAYHHSKAFSPTGELILEEYLDGSELSIDALIWKDQIMITGIADRVITGEPYFIEIGHNMPSSLPKSIIDEAKETMKRAIRAIGIDIGAAKGDLKVTERGIYVGEIAARLSGGFMSSHTYPISSGVKLYRRAIQIAMGEEPEPIEENFEFVCIERSLLSSQGKLISIDGVEEAKRIDGICDIIITKKIGTILQKPTSNIDKIGHIIAKAKTLEQAINIAEKARSYIQIQIDELEGIDWTQVENNARKRFPNDVCWVCKVCDGTNCASGVPGMGGVGNQFSFIDNIRSLQEYKILPRYIHRDVEPDLSFEFLGRKFDVPIMIAPMTGASTNLKNAISEEEIVENFLKITRTENTITWVGDGITPERYKTIFQVIERFFGNAIAILKPRDNDDEIIKRIRYAEEIGLLAVGIDIDAFLFKTFLLRKEKGRSRNVEELKYIRKQTKLPFILKGILTLDDAYKAIEIGADAIVVSNHGGRILDNIPGVARILPEIAKEVKGKIKILADGGIRSGSDVFKMLCLGADGVLVGRPFLIAIVGGGDIAGRHLLRQYKNELYYLMKLYGIENIKELDSNLLYKVENSLRTQKRKDYIL; from the coding sequence ATGAAAACTTATGAGAAAAAAACTTTGATTATCATTGGAGGGGGAATTCTCCAAGTTCCTTTAATTGAAACTGCAAAAGAAATGGGGTTATTCACAATCGTAATGGATATGGATCCTCAAGCACCTGGAATGTTAATAGCAGATCATCCTGTTGTCATGAGCACGCGTGATGTAGAAGGATGTGTTCGAGAAGCTGTTAAACTTTCCAAATTAAGAAAAATTGATGGTGTGATAACTGCGGGAACAGATGCGACCAAATCAGTCTCAGCAATTGCTAATGCATTGAAATTGCCAGGTATACGATATTCTGTTGCTGAAGCGGCTACAAATAAAGTATTGATGAGAAAAGCACTAAAACAACACCAAGTTTTAGTCCCCAACTTTGAACCTATATGGAATCTACAAGATTTGTATAAAGCAATAGATAAAATAGGGTTTCCTGCAGTTCTGAAACCAACGGAAAATATGGGTGCAAGAGGAGTAATTAAAATTTCGAAAAGAGAGGAAATACCCGTAGCTTATCATCATAGTAAAGCATTTTCACCTACTGGTGAATTAATTTTAGAAGAATATTTGGATGGTTCAGAACTTTCAATCGATGCATTGATTTGGAAAGATCAAATCATGATAACAGGGATTGCAGATAGAGTCATCACAGGAGAGCCTTACTTTATAGAAATTGGTCATAATATGCCATCGTCATTACCAAAATCCATTATTGATGAAGCGAAAGAAACAATGAAAAGAGCCATAAGAGCAATTGGAATTGATATTGGTGCAGCGAAAGGGGATTTAAAAGTTACAGAAAGAGGTATATATGTAGGAGAAATTGCAGCAAGACTCTCTGGAGGGTTTATGTCTTCTCATACTTATCCAATATCATCAGGGGTAAAACTCTATAGGCGAGCCATACAAATTGCTATGGGAGAAGAACCTGAACCAATAGAAGAGAATTTTGAGTTTGTTTGCATTGAAAGAAGTTTGCTTTCCTCTCAAGGAAAGTTGATTTCAATTGATGGCGTAGAAGAAGCAAAAAGGATAGATGGTATATGTGATATTATCATAACTAAAAAGATTGGAACTATTTTACAAAAACCAACAAGTAATATTGATAAAATAGGACATATCATAGCAAAAGCAAAAACATTAGAGCAAGCCATAAATATAGCTGAAAAAGCACGATCCTATATACAAATTCAAATAGATGAACTCGAAGGAATCGACTGGACTCAAGTTGAGAATAATGCTCGTAAACGTTTTCCAAATGATGTTTGTTGGGTTTGTAAAGTTTGTGATGGAACTAATTGTGCAAGCGGAGTTCCCGGGATGGGTGGCGTAGGAAATCAATTTTCTTTTATTGATAACATTCGTTCTTTACAGGAATATAAAATTTTGCCAAGATATATTCATCGTGATGTAGAACCAGATTTAAGTTTTGAATTCTTAGGTAGAAAATTTGATGTTCCAATCATGATAGCTCCTATGACGGGAGCTTCAACGAATTTAAAAAATGCGATCAGCGAAGAAGAAATCGTAGAAAATTTTTTGAAAATAACAAGAACTGAAAATACAATCACTTGGGTTGGCGATGGTATCACACCTGAGCGCTATAAAACAATATTTCAAGTGATAGAAAGATTTTTTGGTAATGCTATCGCTATATTAAAACCAAGAGATAATGATGATGAAATTATCAAAAGAATTCGTTATGCAGAAGAAATTGGATTATTAGCAGTCGGTATAGATATAGATGCTTTTCTTTTCAAAACTTTTTTGTTGAGAAAAGAGAAAGGTAGATCACGTAATGTTGAAGAATTAAAATACATTCGTAAACAAACAAAACTTCCTTTCATTCTCAAAGGTATTTTAACATTAGATGATGCTTATAAAGCCATTGAAATAGGGGCGGATGCAATAGTTGTATCAAATCATGGTGGTAGAATTCTAGATAATATACCAGGAGTTGCAAGGATTTTACCAGAAATAGCAAAAGAAGTAAAAGGAAAAATTAAAATCTTAGCTGATGGAGGAATACGCTCAGGAAGTGATGTGTTTAAGATGTTATGTTTAGGAGCTGATGGAGTATTAGTAGGAAGACCATTTCTCATAGCTATTGTTGGTGGAGGTGATATTGCAGGACGGCATTTATTAAGACAATATAAAAATGAACTTTACTATCTTATGAAGCTTTACGGAATTGAAAATATAAAGGAACTAGACTCAAATTTACTTTATAAAGTAGAAAACTCGCTTAGGACTCAAAAGAGAAAAGACTACATCTTATAG
- a CDS encoding class I SAM-dependent methyltransferase: MDFYTDLLRQFEILKYDCDFTYINRVIEKFEYNLVNDFYNFLFENSKRGIFFSKNDIEKIAIRHVYECMVYISILVEGNYVSHETRVLDVGSGAGLPGYLFYCLIEKPKEVILLDASKRKLSLLENFCSEKNAYRIKFIYRRIEETDLKANVVVTRALIPFPFNAVLVRHAFENFLGIFAGRLDISSKEIDYLRENNLMIDEIKTIPSLEFLGERKLILISHLDKRKKMKPVQWKNLLREMEKWRI, encoded by the coding sequence ATGGATTTTTATACTGATTTGTTGAGGCAATTTGAGATTCTAAAATATGATTGTGATTTTACTTATATAAATCGAGTCATAGAGAAATTTGAATACAACTTAGTAAACGACTTCTATAATTTTTTATTTGAGAATTCAAAAAGGGGTATCTTCTTCTCTAAAAATGATATAGAAAAAATAGCAATACGACATGTATACGAATGCATGGTATACATAAGTATTTTAGTAGAAGGGAATTACGTTTCACATGAAACGCGAGTATTAGATGTTGGAAGTGGTGCTGGTTTGCCTGGTTATTTGTTTTATTGTTTAATTGAGAAACCTAAGGAAGTAATTTTATTAGATGCCTCAAAAAGAAAGTTGAGTTTGTTGGAAAATTTCTGTTCAGAAAAAAATGCTTATAGAATAAAATTTATTTATAGAAGAATAGAAGAAACTGATTTAAAAGCAAATGTTGTTGTAACAAGAGCTTTAATACCTTTCCCTTTTAACGCAGTTTTAGTAAGGCATGCTTTTGAAAATTTTTTGGGAATTTTTGCTGGAAGATTAGATATTTCTAGTAAAGAAATTGATTACTTAAGAGAGAATAATTTAATGATAGATGAAATTAAAACCATTCCATCGCTCGAGTTTCTTGGTGAGAGAAAGCTGATTCTTATTTCACATTTAGATAAACGAAAAAAAATGAAACCTGTTCAATGGAAAAATCTTTTAAGAGAGATGGAAAAATGGCGTATATAA
- a CDS encoding AAA family ATPase has product MAYIIAIANQKGGVGKTTSTINISSYLGRIGKNILIVDMDPQGNSSSGLGIEVHKLERTIYEVLINEISIYECILTTKEMNVSILPANMNLAGLEIDLLESENKYKSLKNLLNQVREKYDYILIDCPPNLGILTINALCAADGVLIPLQTEYYALEGITQLIKVIRRVQISLNPSLILVGVLLTMFDQRTNLSKMVVDDVRNHFKDKVFDVIIPRNVKLSEAPSFGKSIFTYAPDSLGAEAYEKAALELITRTKGG; this is encoded by the coding sequence ATGGCGTATATAATAGCAATAGCAAATCAGAAAGGTGGAGTAGGAAAAACAACTTCCACGATCAACATATCATCTTATTTAGGAAGGATAGGAAAAAACATATTAATAGTGGATATGGATCCACAAGGAAATTCTTCATCTGGATTAGGAATAGAAGTTCACAAATTAGAAAGAACTATCTATGAAGTTTTGATAAATGAAATCTCAATTTATGAATGTATCTTGACTACAAAGGAGATGAATGTCTCGATTTTACCAGCAAATATGAACTTAGCTGGATTAGAAATAGATTTATTAGAGTCTGAAAATAAATATAAAAGTTTAAAAAATTTATTAAATCAAGTAAGAGAGAAGTATGATTATATTCTTATTGATTGTCCGCCTAATCTGGGGATTTTAACAATCAATGCTCTATGTGCGGCTGATGGAGTATTAATACCACTTCAAACAGAATATTACGCACTGGAAGGGATAACTCAATTGATAAAAGTAATCCGTAGAGTCCAAATATCTTTAAATCCCTCTCTAATATTAGTTGGGGTATTGCTTACAATGTTTGATCAAAGGACAAATTTATCTAAGATGGTAGTTGATGATGTACGTAACCATTTTAAAGATAAAGTATTTGATGTCATTATACCAAGAAATGTAAAGCTATCAGAAGCTCCATCATTTGGTAAAAGCATTTTTACTTATGCACCTGATAGTTTAGGAGCAGAAGCTTATGAGAAAGCTGCGTTAGAGTTAATAACAAGAACAAAAGGAGGGTAA
- a CDS encoding ParB/RepB/Spo0J family partition protein → MEKRKSLGKGLANLLPEITSIQDGVISEYQYIDVDSIIPNPDQPRKKINELELEGLAETIKNVGIIEPIIVRKKDEGYVIISGERRWRAAKMAGFKKIPAIIKNDLDEIKSLEMAIIENIQREDLTPIEEAKAYEKLIELTKWNIKQVAEKVGKDRSTVSNLLRLLKLPEEIQDLVNEKKITAGQVRPLLSIADKKMMIQLAQKIINEDWSARKVEEEVAKLTDPKNKRSKKENFKDPTLIKIESKLRAKFTTKVEIQHQNSGSGKIVIHYANLDEFDRILELLGIPYSDF, encoded by the coding sequence ATGGAGAAAAGGAAATCTTTAGGGAAGGGTTTAGCAAATTTGTTACCAGAGATAACATCTATTCAAGATGGTGTTATCTCTGAGTATCAATACATAGATGTAGATAGTATAATTCCGAATCCTGACCAGCCAAGAAAAAAGATAAACGAGTTAGAATTAGAAGGACTTGCTGAAACTATAAAGAATGTAGGAATTATTGAACCCATCATTGTCAGAAAAAAAGATGAAGGTTATGTGATTATCTCAGGAGAAAGACGTTGGAGAGCGGCAAAAATGGCAGGATTTAAAAAAATTCCAGCTATAATCAAAAATGACTTGGATGAAATAAAAAGTTTAGAAATGGCAATTATAGAAAATATACAGAGAGAGGACTTGACTCCAATAGAGGAAGCTAAAGCTTATGAAAAGCTAATTGAATTAACAAAATGGAATATCAAACAAGTAGCAGAAAAAGTTGGTAAGGATAGGTCTACGGTTTCAAATTTACTTAGACTATTAAAACTACCAGAAGAAATTCAGGATTTAGTAAATGAAAAGAAAATCACTGCAGGTCAAGTTCGTCCCTTACTTTCTATAGCGGACAAGAAAATGATGATTCAATTAGCTCAAAAAATAATAAATGAAGATTGGAGTGCAAGAAAAGTTGAAGAAGAAGTGGCAAAACTTACTGACCCAAAGAATAAAAGAAGTAAAAAAGAAAATTTTAAAGATCCCACCCTTATCAAAATAGAAAGCAAACTTCGAGCTAAATTTACTACAAAGGTTGAGATACAACATCAGAATAGTGGTTCTGGTAAAATAGTCATACATTATGCAAACTTAGATGAATTTGATCGAATACTTGAATTATTAGGAATTCCATACTCTGATTTTTAA
- a CDS encoding ABC transporter permease, whose protein sequence is MKIPLSIQYFLSAVVWEFKHQLKSLQIILVLFFYGIYLAVLYYYSLKSEIFLEKKNYWGLLFLSVFFMVILMTGKSLQREKEAGAYKIQLMSPMPRSIFYIAKIAIKALLIFLILMFYQLIYKILLVGQLEYEQNEMIFFLLLFPYILNLISIGELISLMSSGNRMRELVLPAIFFPVSVPVFIIYTSVLNKFVDDINIVYFIDYKILTLPLVVLLIYILTGIFIYTNLSVEEG, encoded by the coding sequence ATGAAAATTCCTTTGTCAATTCAGTATTTTTTGAGTGCTGTTGTATGGGAGTTTAAACATCAATTGAAATCATTACAAATAATTTTGGTTTTGTTCTTCTACGGAATATATTTAGCTGTTTTGTATTATTATTCTTTAAAAAGTGAAATTTTTCTGGAGAAGAAGAATTATTGGGGTTTACTTTTTCTCTCTGTGTTTTTTATGGTAATATTAATGACCGGAAAATCTTTACAAAGAGAGAAAGAAGCAGGAGCATACAAAATCCAACTAATGAGTCCTATGCCTAGATCAATTTTTTATATTGCAAAAATTGCCATAAAAGCTTTGCTAATTTTCCTCATTTTGATGTTTTACCAACTAATATATAAAATTCTGCTCGTTGGACAGTTAGAATATGAACAGAATGAAATGATTTTCTTTTTACTTCTTTTTCCATACATTTTGAATCTGATTTCAATTGGCGAATTGATCAGTTTGATGTCTTCGGGTAATCGTATGAGGGAATTAGTTCTTCCAGCAATTTTCTTCCCTGTTTCAGTACCAGTTTTCATCATTTACACTAGTGTTTTGAATAAATTCGTTGATGACATAAATATTGTTTACTTTATAGACTATAAAATTTTGACTTTACCATTGGTTGTTTTGCTTATATATATCCTAACAGGAATTTTCATATACACTAACTTGAGTGTTGAAGAAGGATAA
- a CDS encoding cytochrome c biogenesis protein — protein sequence MRVRKEFFFYLNVAFSFILIPVTILSLTYPPVIVSQGQAHRIFYIHVPVAWVAMYSPFIGVISAILYLIKRKSLYDIVVVSSMRTAFIFSLGVIISGPIWASTEWGTYWNWKDPRLMSFFILALAISSFFIVRTFTDNPMKRGTYSAIMTIFSALASILTWFSIRILTPDTHPGPVLHTLSKEIEITFWISVFGYHFFFWVIFYITYQHEKIKEIYKNLMISD from the coding sequence GTGAGAGTTAGAAAGGAATTTTTTTTTTATCTAAATGTTGCTTTTTCATTTATCCTCATTCCAGTAACCATATTGTCACTTACTTATCCTCCGGTGATTGTTTCCCAAGGTCAAGCTCATAGGATTTTTTATATCCATGTTCCAGTAGCTTGGGTAGCAATGTATTCACCATTTATCGGTGTAATCTCAGCTATTTTGTATTTAATAAAAAGAAAGTCGCTGTATGATATTGTCGTTGTTTCCTCAATGAGGACTGCATTTATATTTTCTTTAGGAGTTATTATTTCTGGACCCATCTGGGCTTCTACAGAATGGGGAACATATTGGAATTGGAAAGATCCTAGGTTGATGAGCTTTTTTATCTTAGCCTTAGCAATTAGTAGTTTCTTTATTGTGAGAACGTTTACTGATAATCCAATGAAGAGAGGAACCTATAGCGCTATAATGACCATCTTCTCAGCTCTTGCATCAATACTTACGTGGTTTTCAATTAGAATTTTAACTCCTGATACTCATCCAGGACCAGTTTTACATACATTATCAAAAGAAATTGAAATCACGTTTTGGATTTCGGTTTTTGGATATCATTTTTTCTTTTGGGTGATTTTTTATATAACTTATCAACATGAAAAAATTAAAGAAATTTATAAAAATTTAATGATATCAGATTAG
- a CDS encoding DUF115 domain-containing protein, with product MKIDTMQSSNLKEVEIIYKNDLPINVKFQGKFIHSINPGVEAKRQFEHFIKNINEKKENIIFFKIGLGFIIDEFIEKTSLKLIWFEPIEKIRNAAIERLSKTILNFYDIQNKRIFIHSEFNLEYIKKLNESILNYEIFFLKSYLDKNDYVLIDLFYKKKFYFQVNLNTLNKFEDLWISNFFKNLLFINKVYPINVLKNIIANQTLLIVAGGPSLDEWIPIIKKYKEHFWILSVDTALNTLVKNQIIPDFILSVDAQSINYLYLEKYTGLESTFIIDPTTYYQLIKRINYQKKVVIFSNLLPFVSYLLDKAFSEKVIELKSGGSVATIALDLASLMGANPIFFCGLDLSFPKNLIHTKFSLVDMRHLFKTNRTHSFEFFNFKQTRALTKKFCFNHQNQIVLTNDKLLIFKNWFEKNYHSYKDKNIYVLYGNGCIIQNFQYIFNENGFHQLINKSFIKSSIEEIKQKKKDNLKKTYYKIIKNLIEMDKIISNINKILSIKEKLTFEKLQEIHILEEKLKSYEELQMIIINEPLNNLTTNTFKENIQISKEIYEKIQIGLRKLVKKVYKSLHISHIIDDKE from the coding sequence ATGAAAATCGATACTATGCAATCATCAAATCTAAAAGAAGTTGAAATTATTTACAAAAATGATTTACCTATAAACGTTAAATTTCAAGGTAAATTTATTCACAGCATAAATCCTGGAGTTGAAGCCAAACGTCAGTTTGAACACTTTATCAAAAATATTAATGAAAAAAAAGAAAACATAATATTTTTTAAAATAGGCTTAGGCTTTATTATTGATGAGTTTATTGAAAAAACTTCTTTAAAGTTAATTTGGTTTGAACCCATAGAAAAAATTCGAAATGCTGCTATAGAAAGACTTTCAAAAACTATTCTTAATTTTTACGACATACAAAATAAAAGAATATTTATTCATTCAGAATTTAATTTAGAATACATAAAAAAACTAAATGAGTCAATCCTAAACTATGAAATATTTTTTTTGAAATCTTATTTAGATAAAAATGATTATGTTTTAATAGATTTATTTTACAAAAAAAAATTTTATTTCCAAGTAAATCTAAATACTCTAAATAAATTCGAAGATTTATGGATTTCAAATTTTTTTAAAAATCTTTTGTTTATTAATAAAGTATACCCCATAAATGTTTTAAAAAACATTATAGCGAATCAAACCCTGTTGATTGTTGCAGGAGGTCCTTCACTTGATGAATGGATTCCCATCATAAAAAAATACAAAGAACATTTCTGGATTCTCAGTGTTGATACGGCTTTGAATACATTGGTAAAAAATCAAATTATTCCTGATTTCATTTTGAGCGTCGATGCACAAAGTATTAATTACTTGTATTTAGAAAAATATACGGGTTTAGAATCAACCTTCATTATTGACCCCACCACATATTATCAATTGATAAAAAGAATAAATTATCAAAAAAAAGTTGTAATTTTTAGTAACTTACTACCTTTTGTTTCATATCTATTAGACAAAGCTTTTTCAGAAAAAGTTATAGAATTAAAAAGTGGTGGGTCAGTTGCAACGATCGCTTTGGATTTAGCTAGCTTGATGGGAGCCAATCCTATTTTCTTTTGTGGTTTGGATTTGAGTTTTCCGAAAAACTTGATTCATACCAAATTTTCGTTAGTCGATATGCGACATCTTTTTAAAACCAATCGCACTCATAGCTTTGAGTTTTTTAACTTCAAGCAAACTCGAGCATTAACAAAAAAATTTTGTTTTAATCACCAAAATCAAATCGTACTTACTAATGACAAACTTTTAATCTTTAAAAACTGGTTTGAAAAAAACTATCATTCATATAAAGATAAAAACATCTATGTCCTTTATGGAAATGGATGCATTATCCAAAATTTTCAGTATATCTTCAATGAAAATGGCTTTCATCAGTTGATCAATAAATCATTCATTAAATCATCTATAGAAGAAATTAAACAAAAGAAAAAAGATAATTTGAAAAAAACATATTACAAAATCATAAAAAATTTAATCGAAATGGATAAAATTATTAGTAATATTAATAAAATTTTATCAATAAAAGAAAAACTTACCTTTGAAAAATTACAAGAGATTCACATTCTAGAAGAAAAATTGAAATCATATGAAGAACTTCAGATGATTATTATAAATGAACCCCTAAACAATTTAACAACAAATACCTTCAAAGAAAATATTCAGATTTCAAAAGAAATTTATGAGAAAATACAGATAGGTTTAAGAAAGTTAGTAAAAAAAGTTTATAAATCTCTTCATATTTCACATATAATCGATGACAAAGAATAG
- a CDS encoding ATP-binding cassette domain-containing protein: MEIHFLNIFFVRQNQILLDNINISLDQNHYVILGPNGSGKTTLLNILSGHEWPSKGKCIIKENQVLTTPPLFKDQMGIFLPKIADWILAFHPKMSVLETICTGFYQQLGYYTEAKPHQIDLAIELLKKYLPSLQEKHYYKSFHTLSTGEKYRTLLLRSIVKNPKILILDEPFENLDIKGRIEFEELLYEISKYTSFIIIVLHRIEEIPSFVSKSILMKNGRIFRYGNIKDTLTSENLSELYELPLDIQYHENRYYAIIKSKRS, translated from the coding sequence ATGGAGATTCATTTTCTAAACATTTTCTTTGTTCGCCAAAATCAGATTTTGTTAGATAATATCAACATTTCTTTAGATCAAAACCATTACGTAATTTTAGGACCGAATGGTTCTGGAAAAACAACATTACTCAATATTCTATCAGGTCATGAATGGCCATCAAAGGGAAAATGCATCATTAAAGAAAACCAAGTATTAACAACTCCACCATTGTTTAAAGATCAAATGGGTATTTTCTTGCCCAAAATTGCAGACTGGATTTTAGCATTTCATCCCAAAATGAGTGTTTTAGAAACCATATGCACAGGGTTTTATCAACAACTGGGGTACTATACAGAAGCTAAACCTCACCAAATAGATTTAGCCATAGAACTTTTAAAGAAATATCTTCCAAGCCTACAGGAAAAACATTATTACAAAAGCTTTCATACCTTATCCACAGGTGAGAAATATCGAACACTCCTTTTACGAAGTATAGTCAAAAATCCTAAAATTCTAATCTTAGACGAGCCTTTTGAAAATTTAGATATAAAAGGAAGAATAGAATTTGAAGAACTACTCTACGAAATTTCAAAATATACATCATTTATTATCATTGTTCTTCATCGCATTGAAGAAATACCTTCGTTTGTTTCAAAAAGCATTTTAATGAAGAACGGTAGAATTTTTCGATATGGAAATATCAAAGATACTTTGACATCTGAAAATTTATCTGAACTCTACGAACTTCCACTTGATATTCAATATCATGAAAATCGATACTATGCAATCATCAAATCTAAAAGAAGTTGA
- a CDS encoding phosphoglucosamine mutase produces MIKEIHEHLDFDFLEQIKKGNLMISISGIRAKLPEGLNLNMILKLIETYVLTSGTTIVLGNDGRGSSLLLSSFIEGILYFYGKRIINVGIAPTPTIKATCNLSKADGGIIITASHNPSEWNGIKFLKKGGDFFENEDYLNLFINFSKKPKPKEILYDEQLDFNGIEAHIQSIIEKLPNLEQIQKQSYTVLIDPVNASGIYVLPKLLEILKCRVISIHDKRSKTFQRPPEPTPKALSKFSSMLQKTKASVGFALDPDGDRLVIGSPTKKALNEEYTLPLAYLGKKMQLQKNSKFVINYSTSKALEKIASVDGHQVYRAPVGEANVVKKMRELKSQFGGEGNGGAIDLSIPSKGRDSLVGVAYVLSAMAEKNANTIDELLNILPDIHIEKLKIPYEFDKKDKIVEEIKEFVGNYPSKELKNFSKEDGYFFEFKDDSWIHVRLSNTEPIIRIIFEANTKKELQEIKNYISKKYTQAEL; encoded by the coding sequence ATGATCAAAGAAATTCATGAACATTTAGATTTTGATTTTCTTGAGCAAATTAAAAAAGGAAATCTAATGATTTCGATTTCCGGGATTCGAGCAAAATTACCAGAAGGGCTCAACTTAAATATGATTTTAAAGTTAATTGAGACATATGTTTTAACATCAGGAACTACGATCGTTTTAGGAAACGACGGCAGAGGAAGTTCACTCCTTCTCAGTTCTTTTATTGAGGGAATCTTATATTTTTATGGAAAAAGAATCATTAATGTTGGCATAGCGCCCACCCCTACTATCAAAGCAACATGCAACCTTTCCAAAGCCGATGGAGGAATTATTATCACCGCAAGTCATAACCCTTCTGAATGGAATGGTATTAAGTTCTTAAAAAAAGGAGGCGATTTTTTTGAGAATGAAGATTATTTAAATTTATTTATAAATTTTTCAAAAAAACCAAAACCAAAAGAAATTTTGTATGATGAACAACTTGATTTCAATGGAATAGAAGCTCACATTCAATCCATCATAGAGAAACTACCTAACTTAGAACAAATCCAAAAACAATCATATACGGTGCTTATTGATCCTGTAAATGCAAGTGGTATTTATGTTCTCCCAAAATTATTAGAAATTCTAAAATGCCGAGTGATTTCTATACATGATAAGCGATCAAAAACTTTTCAAAGACCACCAGAACCTACCCCAAAAGCACTATCAAAATTCAGTTCTATGCTGCAAAAAACTAAAGCTAGTGTAGGATTTGCGCTGGATCCTGATGGAGATAGACTTGTGATTGGTTCACCCACTAAAAAAGCATTGAATGAAGAATACACATTACCATTAGCTTATTTAGGAAAAAAAATGCAACTTCAAAAAAATTCGAAATTTGTAATTAATTATTCGACATCTAAGGCTTTAGAAAAAATTGCTTCAGTCGATGGACATCAAGTTTATCGAGCACCCGTTGGTGAAGCCAATGTTGTAAAAAAAATGAGAGAACTGAAATCCCAATTTGGAGGAGAAGGTAACGGTGGTGCGATTGATTTAAGTATTCCATCCAAAGGTCGAGATTCATTGGTTGGCGTTGCTTATGTTTTATCAGCTATGGCTGAAAAAAATGCTAATACTATCGATGAACTGCTTAATATTTTACCTGATATACATATTGAAAAACTAAAAATTCCATATGAATTTGATAAAAAAGATAAAATTGTTGAGGAAATAAAAGAATTCGTAGGTAACTATCCCAGTAAAGAATTGAAAAATTTTTCAAAAGAAGATGGCTACTTTTTTGAGTTTAAAGATGATAGTTGGATTCATGTCCGATTGAGTAATACTGAACCTATTATACGAATCATTTTTGAAGCAAACACAAAAAAAGAATTACAAGAAATAAAAAATTACATATCAAAAAAATACACTCAAGCTGAACTTTAA
- a CDS encoding STAS domain-containing protein, with protein MEIVIHRKDNRFVFQLDGSLDIYTSLDLKSSLEENIKESNVDVCIDLDKLNYIDSSGIGILIKSLNYIQSLNGNMCVANLKPSIEKIFKVSGLTTYFEIINRDEFESRYRDVMKK; from the coding sequence ATGGAAATCGTGATCCATCGGAAAGATAATCGTTTCGTTTTCCAATTAGATGGAAGTTTGGACATTTACACATCTTTAGATTTAAAAAGTTCTTTAGAGGAAAACATAAAAGAATCCAATGTAGATGTTTGCATTGACTTAGACAAATTAAACTACATTGACTCGAGTGGGATTGGTATTCTAATCAAGTCTTTGAATTATATCCAGAGTTTAAATGGGAATATGTGTGTGGCAAATTTGAAACCATCAATAGAAAAAATTTTTAAAGTGAGTGGATTGACTACATATTTCGAAATCATCAACCGTGATGAATTTGAATCCCGCTATCGAGACGTAATGAAGAAATGA